A single Anopheles funestus chromosome 2RL, idAnoFuneDA-416_04, whole genome shotgun sequence DNA region contains:
- the LOC125761661 gene encoding mucin-5AC-like isoform X1 encodes MRAQTSNSMINARNDAYIMSLQVSNQNPSGRRTPQVYQGFGGVVTAPNVTTTPTATNGGGPGNAPGSGSVGRPAKGNNKQSQIPVAIGSMVGTPSNIETAAPQTAVVHPGTAGTTDASPGKKQMQSDHLYGMKQQGTSMTMVPAPAPAGANRSTTNGSQPGGNEKARKSSTSGEGMGAKKVEPATTQLPVIGETGTAKGRAPTNARNQQKQSSDEGATAKGSEQQPKSEKKVTAEFENSLLAEKSLKGFGSDGEEMDSLLLEPWDLEDTQSLARSIGGKSKMQKAAPQAQARVSPFKAGGKPQTKQDTAAAAAAADKEAANSQNKNAHATESEGEKNRSPKATPKAAEADAPSTPTNVGDSDSLIGRPLRSISGRRSTRPIADIKFTHHRRSAANDSISSMNVTIGSEVGNDSLLLRTPGSASRKRKDMTPESTSDDAAVVESPKRARLDFTGLLGMVATPVTMLKNRLSRVKLHSTPRSLAVDEEDASKVVTAEATTTTTTNMSTEEKEGDVAGKAMEVDVAEKEKPDEAGQAAVSEKDAEGSSATTVVDDEVEVKIVTDQQQQKQWCSIM; translated from the exons ATGAGAGCACAGACAAGTAACTCAATGATTAACGCCCGGAACGACGCATACATT ATGTCGCTGCAAGTGTCCAATCAAAACCCGTCCGGACGTCGTACGCCACAGGTGTACCAAGGATTTGGTGGTGTGGTAACAGCACCTAACGTAACCACAACGCCAACGGCCACTAACGGTGGTGGTCCAGGCAATGCTCCCGGTAGTGGATCCGTTGGCCGACcggcaaaaggaaacaataaaCAGTCACAGATCCCTGTCGCAATCGGTAGCATGGTCGGTACACCATCGAACATCGAAACGGCTGCACCACAGACAGCCGTGGTACATCCCGGTACTGCCGGTACTACCGATGCCTCACCCGGGAAAAAACAGATGCAATCAGATCATTTATATGGCATGAAACAACAAGGTACATCGATGACGATGGTCCCTGCACCGGCACCTGCCGGGGCAAACCGCTCAACCACAAATGGATCCCAACCGGGCGGGAACGAAAAGGCACGCAAGAGCTCCACCAGTGGAGAAGGCATGGGTGCGAAAAAGGTAGAACCAGCAACGACACAGCTTCCAGTGATTGGTGAGACTGGTACTGCAAAGGGACGGGCACCAACAAACGCTCGTAATCAGCAAAAGCAATCCTCGGATGAAGGTGCCACAGCGAAAGGATCGGAGCAGCAGCCAAAATCGGAGAAGAAGGTCACTGCTGAGTTTGAAAACTCGCTCCTCGCGGAAAAATCACTCAAAGGATTCGGCTCGGACGGTGAGGAGATGGATTCGCTTTTGCTGGAGCCGTGGGATTTGGAAGACACACAATCGCTAGCCCGCTCGATTGGGGGAAAATCCAAGATGCAGAAGGCGGCTCCACAGGCACAGGCACGCGTCAGTCCATTCAAGGCGGGTGGAAAACCGCAAACCAAACAggatactgctgctgctgctgctgctgctgacaaGGAAGCAGCCAACAGTCAGAACAAGAACGCACACGCAACCGAATCGGAAGGTGAAAAGAATCGTTCACCTAAAGCGACTCCGAAAGCTGCCGAAGCCGATGCTCCATCTACACCGACTAATGTTGGCGATAGCGATTCGTTGATCGGACGCCCGCTACGTTCCATATCCGGCCGTCGCTCGACTCGCCCGATTGCGGACATCAAGTTTACGCATCATCGTCGTTCGGCCGCTAACGATTCGATTTCCAGCATGAACGTTACGATCGGTTCGGAAGTTGGAAATGACAGTCTGCTGTTGCGTACGCCAGGATCAGCATCGCGCAAACGCAAAGATATGACGCCTGAATCGACTTCCGATGATGCTGCGGTGGTTGAGAGCCCGAAACGAGCTCGGCTCGATTTTACCGGCTTGCTCGGCATGGTTGCCACACCGGTAACGATGCTGAAGAATCGACTGTCACGTGTCAAGCTGCACAGTACACCACGCTCGCTGGCCGTTGACGAAGAGGACGCCTCGAAGGTGGTTACGGCGGAAGCGACCACCACAACTACCACCAACATGTCGACCGAGGAGAAGGAAGGTGATGTTGCTGGCAAAGCAATGGAGGTAGATGTGgccgaaaaggaaaaacctgaCGAAGCCGGTCAGGCGGCAGTCTCCGAAAAGGATGCCGAGGGATCGTCCGCCACCACCGTCGTTGATGATGAGGTTGAGGTGAAGATCGTCACcgatcaacagcagcaaaagcagTGGTGTAGTATTATGTAA
- the LOC125761678 gene encoding thioredoxin domain-containing protein 9 — translation MEQLIQNQMISAAVQLEKHLDSELDRLENLNTDDLDKLREQRIQQLKKQAQQRQEWKNNGHGEYSELADEKEFFAISKKSPNIVCHFYRDSTPRCRIVDMHLKILATKHLEAKFCKVNAERCPFLTERLRIKVIPSIALIKDSKTKDYIVGFTDLGNCDDFSTEMLEWRIAQSGAIEYNGDLLTPPDVKKQKKPTQLKTIRGGYDSDDSDIDFDD, via the exons ATGGAACAACTCATACAGAATCAAATGATCTCTGCAGCAGTGCAGCTCGAAAAGCATCTTGACAGTGAACTAGATCGGCTGGAAAATCTGAACACGGATGATTTGGACAAGCTGCGGGAACAGCGTATTCAGCAGCTGAAGAAACAGGCGCAGCAGAGGcaggaatggaaaaacaacGGACACGGCGAGTACTCTGAACTGGCGGATGAGAAGGAATTTTTTGCGATATCGAAAAAGTCGCCCAACATCGTGTGCCATTTCTATCGCGACTCTACACCCCGTTGCCGAATTGTCGATATGCATCTGAAGATACTGGCCACTAAGCATTTGGAGGCGAAGTTTTGCAAGGTGAACGCTGAGCGTTGCCCTTTCCTCACAGAGCGTCTTCGCATAAAGGTGATACCGAGCATTGCACTGATAAAGGACAGCAAAACCAAGGACTACATCGTGGGCTTTACCGATTTGGGCAATTGTGATGACTTTAGCACCGAAATGCTCGAGtggcgcatcgcacaatctgGCGCAATCGAATACAAC GGTGATCTTTTGACTCCACCGGATgtcaaaaagcaaaagaaaccgACCCAATTAAAAACGATTCGCGGTGGTTACGATTCGGATGATTCCGACATTGACTTCGATGATTAA
- the LOC125761680 gene encoding protein THEM6-like, with protein sequence MWSLVACVGLLYALCDVNYFIRILTTVLHVMLFPGTIKVTDKHTIYGFCTTQDVDFLLNHMNNGRYLRELDFCRFYWYGRTRFWPLGNAKNLLQGECMVRYRRMLPIFRPYKVETQMIWWDERSIYFEHKFITLHDGFIRTVAYSRQRAIGVDLLEYVQQFAECRDRPEQPPVLKGWIESNEVSSQQLRK encoded by the exons ATGTGGTCCTTGGTGGCATGTGTAGGTCTATTGTATGCGCTGTGCGATGTAAACTACTTCATACGGATACTCACCACCGTACTGCACGTGATGCTGTTTCCCGGAACAATCAAGGTCACGGACAAGCATACAATTTACG GATTTTGCACGACGCAGGATGTTGATTTCCTGCTGAACCACATGAACAATGGGCGCTACCTGCGGGAGCTAGACTTTTGCCGCTTCTACTGGTACGGACGGACACGCTTTTGGCCGCTTGGAAATGCGAAGAATCTGCTGCAGGGCGAGTGTATGGTGCGATACCGGCGCATGCTACCCATCTTCCGGCCGTACAAGGTGGAAACTCAGATGATCTGGTGGGACGAACGGTCTATCTACTTCGAGCATAAGTTTATCACACTGCACGATGGTTTTATCCGTACCGTGGCCTACTCACGCCAGCGTGCCATCGGTGTCGATTTGCTCGAGTACGTCCAACAGTTCGCCGAGTGTCGTGATCGACCCGAACAACCGCCCGTCCTGAAGGGCTGGATCGAATCGAACGAAGTGAGCAGCCAGCAGCTACGGAAGtga
- the LOC125761675 gene encoding nucleotide exchange factor Sil1: protein MLADVCRLVLLLSLVVFTVTTQAATGSNESNKFVPTHEWQEIKEGQSIPEGLHVRINLTSGKKEAKLLDKESDGTDSSSLSMVPGEEVKDHQVAGTSASDPETAGVMDLEAIKEALKNIPSNEYEEETNEESGRARFKSYEQIKQELKDANVELKSDSEIMTDLFGRFDEALRKSSATERQELDALFEDLEYLAHQIDNALQFIDRGGVEKIIWPSINRTEDSVTRTKALRLLGTVIQNNPKAKVALIERNGGSNLIVALGRASTTDELSAALYAFGSLVRKFPFAQKQLLTPHGYSVLYGVWEKKVELKVKVKVLQLIADVLEDYHSATDKAGKSDPTTAEQYRSTKLTDGLERTEFCKHAGEFFHQQKAALIPEDNLTDDTVKALKVCKQLCHESWSQCPLFRHTLLVLRNNLDHRLDDDSELVVYRQEIKRSIDELIVDLYGQPKDEL from the coding sequence ATGCTAGCGGACGTGTGTAGGCTAGTGCTATTGTTAAGTTTGGTGGTGTTTACCGTCACTACACAAGCGGCGACCGGTTCGAATGAATCCAACAAGTTCGTGCCAACACACGAATGGCAGGAGATCAAGGAGGGCCAATCAATCCCAGAAGGATTGCACGTAAGGATAAACTTAACCAGCGGCAAAAAGGAAGCCAAATTACTGGACAAAGAGAGTGATGGTACGGACTCCTCATCTCTGTCGATGGTACCGGGAGAAGAAGTCAAGGATCACCAAGTAGCAGGAACGAGCGCAAGCGATCCAGAAACCGCTGGTGTTATGGATTTGGAAGCAATAAAAGAAGCACTGAAGAATATTCCGTCCAATGAGTACGAGGAGGAAACAAATGAGGAATCGGGTCGTGCCCGGTTTAAAAGCTACGAACAGATCAAGCAAGAGCTGAAAGACGCAAACGTGGAGCTGAAAAGCGACAGTGAAATTATGACCGATTTGTTTGGCCGTTTCGATGAAGCGCTCCGGAAATCATCCGCCACAGAACGACAGGAATTAGACGCACTGTTCGAGGATCTCGAATACCTGGCACATCAAATCGACAACGCACTACAGTTCATCGATCGGGGCGGGGTGGAGAAAATCATCTGGCCCAGCATAAACCGCACCGAGGACAGTGTGACGCGTACGAAAGCCCTCAGGCTACTAGGCACGGTCATACAAAACAATCCCAAGGCAAAGGTCGCACTAATCGAACGAAACGGTGGTTCCAATCTGATCGTTGCCCTAGGGCGAGCTTCCACGACGGATGAACTTTCGGCCGCACTGTACGCGTTCGGCAGCTTGGTGCGGAAGTTCCCTTTTGCCCAGAAGCAACTGCTTACGCCGCATGGGTACAGTGTGCTGTACGGTGTGTGGGAAAAGAAGGTCGAGCTGAAGGTTAAGGTGAAGGTGCTGCAGCTGATTGCGGACGTACTAGAAGATTACCACAGTGCAACCGACAAAGCGGGAAAGAGTGATCCAACCACGGCCGAGCAATACCGTTCGACGAAGCTAACCGATGGGCTAGAGCGGACGGAATTTTGCAAACATGCTGGAGAATTCTTTCACCAGCAAAAAGCTGCTCTCATACCGGAAGACAATCTAACCGATGATACGGTGAAAGCTCTAAAGGTATGCAAGCAGCTATGCCACGAATCGTGGTCCCAGTGTCCACTGTTTCGGCATACGTTACTAGTGCTGCGAAACAATCTAGACCACCGATTAGACGACGACAGCGAATTGGTGGTTTATAGGCAAGAAATTAAGCGTAGCATCGATGAACTGATTGTCGATCTGTACGGTCAGCCGAAAGATGAACTGTGA
- the LOC125761679 gene encoding protein THEM6: MISCVLLVGLLVLYMIWDVNYFLRCVATLGYGMLFQRKRKVTEQTAIYGLCTTQDVDIFIRHMNNARYLRELDFARFHFYGLTGIYGKIKAKRGGAVQGASSVRYRRTIPIFTAYKITTKLVWWDDKAIYLEQQFVTLADGFVRAVAMSKQCITNVDVLELMKEFPGAEQRPPMPEELKLWLDSIEMSSQKLRKDK, encoded by the coding sequence ATGATCTCCTGTGTGTTGCTGGTAGGACTGCTAGTCCTTTACATGATCTGGGACGTGAACTACTTCCTCCGATGCGTGGCAACGCTCGGCTACGGTATGCTGTTTCAACGCAAACGCAAAGTTACAGAACAAACAGCCATCTACGGGCTCTGCACGACACAGGACGTGGACATCTTTATCCGTCACATGAACAATGCTCGGTATCTGCGGGAACTTGACTTTGCACGCTTCCACTTCTACGGTCTAACCGGAATCTATGGCAAAATTAAGGCCAAACGTGGTGGCGCAGTACAGGGCGCTTCCAGTGTGCGTTATCGGCGCACGATCCCAATCTTTACCGCCTATAAAATCACCACCAAGTTGGTCTGGTGGGACGACAAAGCTATCTACCTGGAGCAACAGTTCGTGACGCTAGCGGACGGTTTCGTGCGCGCCGTAGCCATGTCCAAACAGTGCATTACCAACGTGGACGTACTAGAGCTGATGAAAGAATTCCCTGGCGCTGAACAGAGACCACCAATGCCGGAGGAACTGAAGCTGTGGCTCGATTCAATCGAAATGTCTAGCCAGAAGCTGCGTAAGGACAAATAG
- the LOC125761661 gene encoding mucin-5AC-like isoform X2, protein MSLQVSNQNPSGRRTPQVYQGFGGVVTAPNVTTTPTATNGGGPGNAPGSGSVGRPAKGNNKQSQIPVAIGSMVGTPSNIETAAPQTAVVHPGTAGTTDASPGKKQMQSDHLYGMKQQGTSMTMVPAPAPAGANRSTTNGSQPGGNEKARKSSTSGEGMGAKKVEPATTQLPVIGETGTAKGRAPTNARNQQKQSSDEGATAKGSEQQPKSEKKVTAEFENSLLAEKSLKGFGSDGEEMDSLLLEPWDLEDTQSLARSIGGKSKMQKAAPQAQARVSPFKAGGKPQTKQDTAAAAAAADKEAANSQNKNAHATESEGEKNRSPKATPKAAEADAPSTPTNVGDSDSLIGRPLRSISGRRSTRPIADIKFTHHRRSAANDSISSMNVTIGSEVGNDSLLLRTPGSASRKRKDMTPESTSDDAAVVESPKRARLDFTGLLGMVATPVTMLKNRLSRVKLHSTPRSLAVDEEDASKVVTAEATTTTTTNMSTEEKEGDVAGKAMEVDVAEKEKPDEAGQAAVSEKDAEGSSATTVVDDEVEVKIVTDQQQQKQWCSIM, encoded by the coding sequence ATGTCGCTGCAAGTGTCCAATCAAAACCCGTCCGGACGTCGTACGCCACAGGTGTACCAAGGATTTGGTGGTGTGGTAACAGCACCTAACGTAACCACAACGCCAACGGCCACTAACGGTGGTGGTCCAGGCAATGCTCCCGGTAGTGGATCCGTTGGCCGACcggcaaaaggaaacaataaaCAGTCACAGATCCCTGTCGCAATCGGTAGCATGGTCGGTACACCATCGAACATCGAAACGGCTGCACCACAGACAGCCGTGGTACATCCCGGTACTGCCGGTACTACCGATGCCTCACCCGGGAAAAAACAGATGCAATCAGATCATTTATATGGCATGAAACAACAAGGTACATCGATGACGATGGTCCCTGCACCGGCACCTGCCGGGGCAAACCGCTCAACCACAAATGGATCCCAACCGGGCGGGAACGAAAAGGCACGCAAGAGCTCCACCAGTGGAGAAGGCATGGGTGCGAAAAAGGTAGAACCAGCAACGACACAGCTTCCAGTGATTGGTGAGACTGGTACTGCAAAGGGACGGGCACCAACAAACGCTCGTAATCAGCAAAAGCAATCCTCGGATGAAGGTGCCACAGCGAAAGGATCGGAGCAGCAGCCAAAATCGGAGAAGAAGGTCACTGCTGAGTTTGAAAACTCGCTCCTCGCGGAAAAATCACTCAAAGGATTCGGCTCGGACGGTGAGGAGATGGATTCGCTTTTGCTGGAGCCGTGGGATTTGGAAGACACACAATCGCTAGCCCGCTCGATTGGGGGAAAATCCAAGATGCAGAAGGCGGCTCCACAGGCACAGGCACGCGTCAGTCCATTCAAGGCGGGTGGAAAACCGCAAACCAAACAggatactgctgctgctgctgctgctgctgacaaGGAAGCAGCCAACAGTCAGAACAAGAACGCACACGCAACCGAATCGGAAGGTGAAAAGAATCGTTCACCTAAAGCGACTCCGAAAGCTGCCGAAGCCGATGCTCCATCTACACCGACTAATGTTGGCGATAGCGATTCGTTGATCGGACGCCCGCTACGTTCCATATCCGGCCGTCGCTCGACTCGCCCGATTGCGGACATCAAGTTTACGCATCATCGTCGTTCGGCCGCTAACGATTCGATTTCCAGCATGAACGTTACGATCGGTTCGGAAGTTGGAAATGACAGTCTGCTGTTGCGTACGCCAGGATCAGCATCGCGCAAACGCAAAGATATGACGCCTGAATCGACTTCCGATGATGCTGCGGTGGTTGAGAGCCCGAAACGAGCTCGGCTCGATTTTACCGGCTTGCTCGGCATGGTTGCCACACCGGTAACGATGCTGAAGAATCGACTGTCACGTGTCAAGCTGCACAGTACACCACGCTCGCTGGCCGTTGACGAAGAGGACGCCTCGAAGGTGGTTACGGCGGAAGCGACCACCACAACTACCACCAACATGTCGACCGAGGAGAAGGAAGGTGATGTTGCTGGCAAAGCAATGGAGGTAGATGTGgccgaaaaggaaaaacctgaCGAAGCCGGTCAGGCGGCAGTCTCCGAAAAGGATGCCGAGGGATCGTCCGCCACCACCGTCGTTGATGATGAGGTTGAGGTGAAGATCGTCACcgatcaacagcagcaaaagcagTGGTGTAGTATTATGTAA